A genomic segment from Dermacentor silvarum isolate Dsil-2018 chromosome 11, BIME_Dsil_1.4, whole genome shotgun sequence encodes:
- the LOC119433742 gene encoding LOW QUALITY PROTEIN: transmembrane protein 53-like (The sequence of the model RefSeq protein was modified relative to this genomic sequence to represent the inferred CDS: deleted 1 base in 1 codon) → MEAKAMSTASTTASSPLSDEGKERGSRKFKDEDLEYDITFPSADKQLNLPTAKEPVVYLLGWAGCKDKHLSKYGAIYEDQGCITIRYIAPVEELFKRSYGGALEEQAYSLLGLLEDFKLEEHPLFFHAFSNGGAFVYSLMNRHFRDDVQVMSKIRGVIFDSGPARVGFWQCVSVMATFVEGRSVFRYTVAFFWALAMWFYSALTSLGSLVLSTRFQRCESAYDALLAESPLCPQLFLYSEKDAVCSHQSIRAFADARRTKGVPVEEVFWQDSPHVQHFVLHRNQYVTSVTDFMRRCLEGTIQVSSPIGKKNR, encoded by the exons ATGGAGGCCAAAGCGATGTCGACGGCCTCGACGACGGCTAGTTCTCCGCTCAGCGACGAAGGGAAGGAAAGAGGTTCGCGCAAGTTTAAGGACGAAGATCTCGAGTACGACATAACTTTCCCATCCGCTGACAAGCAGCTCAATCTGCCGACAGCCAAGGAGCCCGTCGTCTACTTATTAGGTTGGGCTGGATGCAAGGACAAGCACTTGTCCAAGTACGGTGCCATCTACGAAGATCAAGG GTGCATTACAATTCGTTACATCGCCCCCGTCGAAGAGCTCTTCAAGCGGAGCTACGGCGGCGCACTGGAGGAGCAAGCCTACTCGCTTCTTGGCTTACTGGAGGACTTCAAACTTGAAGAGCACCCGCTGTTCTTTCACGCGTTCAGCAACGGTGGCGCCTTCGTCTACTCGCTGATGAATCGACACTTTAGGGACGATGTCCAGGTCATGTCAAAG ATTCGAGGTGTGATCTTCGACAGTGGCCCCGCTCGCGTTGGCTTCTGGCAGTGCGTCAGCGTCATGGCAACCTTCGTC GAGGGCCGCTCGGTGTTCCGCTACACCGTGGCATTCTTCTGGGCATTGGCCATGTGGTTTTACTCGGCGCTGACGTCACTGGGCAGCCTAGTTCTCTCCACCAGGTTCCAGCGGTGCGAGTCTGCTTACGACGCCCTGCTCGCCGAGAGCCCACTCTGTCCGCAGCTGTTTCTCTACTCGGAGAAGGATGCCGTCTGCAGCCACCAGAGCATCCGCGCATTTGCAGATGCACGCCGCACTAAAGGCGTGCCAGTGGAAGAAGTGTTCTGGCAGGACTCTCCACATGTGCAGCACTTTGTTCTCCACCGAAATCAGTACGTCACAAGTGTCACGGACTTTATGCGTCGTTGTCTCGAAGGCACAATTCAGGTGTCTTCGCCCATCGGCAAGAAGAACCGCTGA